The window CGATGATTGGGTCTCGGGTGAAGAGTCGCTTCGCGTTGTTGTGTTCTCCCAACTCGAAGACCCGGCAACAACTTTGTCTCGAACATCATTCATGATGCTTCTTTTGATTTAACtaataataaaaagaattaTAGAGCACTAAACTGTCTTGCATCGAACTTTAATAATTCTCTTACGCTAATAAGGTTCCAATAAGCACATTTTTCATCAAGAATCATTAATTGTTTTCTTAGCGCCAAGAATTGTTATCGTGCAAACTTCAGCGATCTCAAAGAAATACATCATGATTTATACATGAAAAATAACagaacaaaataaaactttataaaacaatattagtAGCTTCGAAATCAATCAGAAAGTATTGTATCGTAAATTTACGACTAAGCAAGGCAGCAAAGCCCCCAAGCTAGCACCGCCATCACAAATATGACATGCCACAGACAAGACAAATTAATTGAACAAAGGATTCTGTTCAAGACACTtaattttatagaaatttgTTAATATCAATCTAAATATGTTACAAAATTTAcctaaacttatttatttaaaatccacCATTTAAGTAGTAAAATTCATTAATGTGAAAAGAATAGGTAAAttcaaaaatatatcaaaaatattttgtaacctTTTCATTCTCGTTTTAATTCTAAAGAAAAATATGTTTCAGTTCTGTCAAAAGTATCAGTCAACTTGACCTTacgtttttagaaatttgtaatattattttttatattctgttTATGTTTGAAAGATTTGAATAATTAATTACACCGGCATTCGTACATAGTGTAATGGAAatagaaataaatgaatgtCTCGATAGtacacatacatataaatatactgGTTGCGACGTTAGTATTTTACCGAAAGACATAGAATACAGTAAGTTTTATAAGAATTACATTTACAACAATTTGCCGTGTATAATAAGAAATATTAGTTCTAACTGGGAATGTTCTACTACATGGGTCAAAGACGACACAATAAATTATGGTCATTTCATAGACAAATACGGCGATCTTAAAGCGCCAGTAGCAGATTGTGGCACTATTGCTTATAATGCGCAAACTAAAAACGACCTCAATGTCAGTGATTATATGATGTACTTAAAAACCAAAGAAAGAGAAAAGCTCCTATACTTGAAAGATTGGCATTTAAGGAGACTCCGTCCTGATGACAATTTCTATGAAGTGCCAGTAATCTTTGGCTCAGATTGGCTCAATGAGTATGCGCAAGATCATCAAGAAGATGATTttatgtttgtttacataggaCCTAGTGGTTCATGGTatgtactgtatttgtatatcacttattaaaataaatattactctaaataaaataaagttatattttgttttttcttttacaGGACACCTTTACATGCAGATGTGTATAGTTCTTTTAGCTGGTCAGTAAATGTTGTTGGTAGAAAAAAATGGATTTTATTCCCTCCTGGAGAGGAAGAGAAACTTAAAGATTCTTTAGGAAATTTACCTCTTATGTTTGAAGATATGAAGTTTGAAAATGTAGCACATTTCAAAGTAATACAAGAAAAAGGTGATGCTATTTTTTTGCCTTCAGGTTGGCATCATGAGGTTTCCAATGAGCTTGATACTATATCCATCAACCAGAACTGGATTAATGCTTGCAACATTGAAGAGGTTTGGAAAGCTTTGGAAAAATGTTTGTCAAGTGTGGAAGATGAGATAAAAGAGTTCCAAAGCACTCCGGAGTTTGTGAGCCAATGTCAGCTAATCTTAAAATCAATGTTTGGTATGGATTTTGAATATTTCATTAACTTCATTTGTTATATAGCTAAAAAGAGACTTGGTGAACTTGAAGGAAACAGTTGCATTGTATTCAACAAATATGTATTAGGCAAAAACCATATTATGTTTGACTTGAAAAAGTTACTAAAAACAATAGATTTATTTAATAACCACCTCTTGATTGTGAATAATTCCTTAAATATAGATTATAAATATGACACCCAAAACATTAAACAACAAATAATCAACAAAATTCAGTAaacaattatagttttgattTCTCTGCAGCATATACAACACCCTTATGTATGAAATCTTCTATTTCATCTTTGTTATAACCCAACTCCTTTAAAATTTGTACTGTATGTTGTCCTGGAATAGGCATGCTCTGGTGTCCAGTGGAGACCCCTGGTGTCACTGATAGCCGTGGGGCTGGCTCTGGCACTAAGAGATTTTCCGAGTCTCTGTAGAAAGACTTTCTAGACATGTGTAACTTGTGTGTATCAGCAGAGTCCATGTCTAAAACAGGTGTGACACAAGCATCAGCTCTATCAAATAATTGACACCATTCTTCTTGTGTTTTGGTCAAAAACTTTTCAGCAAATACTTTCCTGCAGTGTTCCGCATCACTTCCTTGTGGGTAGTCTTCTTCAGACAACTGCAGTACAT is drawn from Cydia fagiglandana chromosome 4, ilCydFagi1.1, whole genome shotgun sequence and contains these coding sequences:
- the LOC134663871 gene encoding 2-oxoglutarate and iron-dependent oxygenase JMJD4, with protein sequence MEIEINECLDSTHTYKYTGCDVSILPKDIEYSKFYKNYIYNNLPCIIRNISSNWECSTTWVKDDTINYGHFIDKYGDLKAPVADCGTIAYNAQTKNDLNVSDYMMYLKTKEREKLLYLKDWHLRRLRPDDNFYEVPVIFGSDWLNEYAQDHQEDDFMFVYIGPSGSWTPLHADVYSSFSWSVNVVGRKKWILFPPGEEEKLKDSLGNLPLMFEDMKFENVAHFKVIQEKGDAIFLPSGWHHEVSNELDTISINQNWINACNIEEVWKALEKCLSSVEDEIKEFQSTPEFVSQCQLILKSMFGMDFEYFINFICYIAKKRLGELEGNSCIVFNKYVLGKNHIMFDLKKLLKTIDLFNNHLLIVNNSLNIDYKYDTQNIKQQIINKIQ